The DNA sequence CATGCTCGGCTCGCCGATGACGATCGCCCGGACCGCCGCGACCACGGTGACCACCAGGAAGAATCCGAGGAAGCCCAGCACCGCCTCGAGCCGCTGGCCGCGCCGCCGGCGCGCCCGCTCGACTTCGGTGGGCCGACGGTCCGCACCGGTCACCGCGGTACCCCGCGCGCCGCCGGCGTCCACGCGCCGTCCGTCACGACTTCACCCCGCCCGCGGTCAGTCCGGAGACGATCCGCCGCTGGAAGAGGAGCACCATGATCACCAGCGGGATCGTCACCAGGGTGCCTGCCGCCATGATCGCCGCATAGGGGATGGTGAACGAGTTCGGCCCATGGAACAGTGCGATGGCCACCGTCACCGGCCGTGTCGCCTCGTTCGAGAGCTGGCTGGCCAGCATGTACTCGTTCCAGGTGAAGATGAACGCCAGGATCGCCGTGGTGAACAGGGCGGGCGCGGCCAACGGCAGCAACACCATGCGGAACGCCTGCAGCCGGGTGGCACCGTCCACGCGCGCCGCCTCCTCGAGTTCCCACGGCAGGTCCGACAGGAACGAGGTGAGCGTGTAGATGGTCAGGGGCAGCACGAACGAGATGTTCGGGATGATCAGCGCCTGATACTCGCCGATCCAGCCGATGTCGCCGAACAGCTGGAACAGCGGAGTCACCAGCGCCACCGGCGGGAACATCGCCGCACCCAGGATGACGCCGGTGAGCAGGAACTTTCCGCGGAACTCCATGCGGGCCAGAGCGTAGGCGGTGAAGATGCCGATGAGCAGCGCGACGGCGGTGGTGACGCCGCCGATGATGAGGCTGTTGACGATCGCGCCCAGGAAGTTGTTGCCGCTGGACGTGTCGAGCGCGTCGCCGAAGTTCTGCAGCGTCAGGTGGGTGGGCCACGGCGTCGTGTCATAGGTGTGCGACTGCTCGCGGAAGGCGACGATGACCATCCAGTAGAACGGCGCGAGCCCCCACACCAGAATCACCGCGACGCCCAGGTAGGTGCGCACGACCGGCCACCAGGGGCGACGATGCGTCGCCGGCGCGGCAGGGGACTCCTCCGGGCGCTCGGCGACCCGCACCCCGCCGCCGGACATGCCCGCGCCCGCCGGGCCCCCGCCGGGCCCCTGCGCGCCGTCCGCGCCGGTGTCCTCGTCGGGCGCGCGGTGCCGTCCCGCCATCACAGTGCACCTCCCTTGCGTTGCTCGTCCTGCGTTCTGACGGCGTTCGCCCCCAGGAACTTCACCAGGATGAACGCGACGATGAAGATGATGATGAACACCAGCGTCGACAATGCCGAGGCGCTGTTGAAGTTGCCTTGACGCATGTCGGCGGTGACGAGGATGGACATCGTCGTGGTGGGTGAGGCACCCGAGTCGCCGGTGAGGATGGCCGGCAGGTCGTACATGCGCAGCGCGTCCATGGTGCGGAAGAGCACGGCCACCATCAGCGCGGGCTTGACCAGCGGCAGCGTGATCCGCGTGAACCTCTGCCACGCGGAGGCGCCGT is a window from the Tomitella gaofuii genome containing:
- a CDS encoding carbohydrate ABC transporter permease, which produces MSGGGVRVAERPEESPAAPATHRRPWWPVVRTYLGVAVILVWGLAPFYWMVIVAFREQSHTYDTTPWPTHLTLQNFGDALDTSSGNNFLGAIVNSLIIGGVTTAVALLIGIFTAYALARMEFRGKFLLTGVILGAAMFPPVALVTPLFQLFGDIGWIGEYQALIIPNISFVLPLTIYTLTSFLSDLPWELEEAARVDGATRLQAFRMVLLPLAAPALFTTAILAFIFTWNEYMLASQLSNEATRPVTVAIALFHGPNSFTIPYAAIMAAGTLVTIPLVIMVLLFQRRIVSGLTAGGVKS